In Tachypleus tridentatus isolate NWPU-2018 chromosome 7, ASM421037v1, whole genome shotgun sequence, a genomic segment contains:
- the LOC143256940 gene encoding uncharacterized protein LOC143256940: MSVIIRLQNLPWSANSLDIRRFFNGLSIPEGGVHIVGGEKGDAFIAFGTDEDARQAMERDGGRIREVKVKLFLSSRTEMQRVIEQARTQSLGIQPSVPQVQPKGLSKERDSERKHTPDKPKSPDRRRDKERSPKDKERSKRSSRSHRSRSRSPRRSRDKDRDRDQDKRSDRQRRDEKSSDRLKPPDHPSQVKDDDIRVLNPVLGREQRDSFASGGISNGGIGISSQARGMIYEEQTLVSENEHMHLGHPKFPPNYDQARQVSHWGHSFPHEDTRDQWKEERQGLLAPPGQFGGRSDPRGTPFIPHDKHYHGGGGTSYRGRHPGNEDRHGVPFSDRRISHDEDRKNGYDERRGRGVEPIDRKTPHVGPGFEEPGAEQMEYFEAPLHRSGGHPPHDDYDGRAYPSSGDPRGRGAPPGPRNSVPRGQEPRSFRPVKDRPTPLGSADVRPPLLSGRGHYPGGHYDPEYEPYGEMPPPGLPGPCVEIRGLPHDVRPVDVHEFFRGIHVPSNAIKLAYDEHGTPTGYAYVRFTKPQDVVEALKRTGQMIGNNYVEIFNCPERMFIEADVYPGPPPSGRKPLPSGSFMEHHPPKEDDLCISLRGLPYHCCDEDIINFFDGLRILDIFIEYDRSGRAIGTGFVEFGTTEDFQAALAMDRKMIGHRYIELSITSKSMMNEVRGGGESGPNPPGWMGTRKELLPPPSEQKGPSCVALHGLPIEVSDQEVADFFADEGVIPRAIHIMLGLNGLPSGDAFAEFTSNEEVTSALKKNQQYLGLKVVVVKPIPYQEMIDILEGPPSEQDALLELPDPVQSQRHSGKPLMDTPPEKGRYLMEPPVGRGRGKPLLESRGRGNPPVEPMARGRGRPLLEPGGIGRGQSPIYDEHMQSDNLGNHSHVLPGRRGPLGPDQWNGPQEGLPMGRGPRGYPSDRPLLHERYQARLEGSGGPRFHGPRPEEGNGPPDRYRPSGPRGPSGCLIGPTGRGPPEGPMRSGSRGPSEGPVGPRRGTHDGPMGPNRKGPPDGSTGPGARGTQKGLEGLEKMHKEKSNQNLSRGLLDGLGGLDNRGLLDSSHGPGQTGNVGEKQLGPGRLGALEGTDFRGLPKPRGLRPPRSLDPGPKGFGKPGCVIAASNVPYRATVEDLLSFFEGYELTKNSIIRRFNESGQPTGDARIALKSVDDAQKAVKELNGKEIAGRPVTLQVV, translated from the coding sequence ATGTCTGTTATCATAAGACTACAGAACCTTCCATGGTCTGCCAATTCTTTGGACATTCGGCGTTTTTTTAATGGTTTATCCATTCCAGAAGGTGGTGTACATATTGTTGGTGGTGAAAAGGGAGATGCTTTCATTGCATTTGGTACTGATGAAGATGCCAGACAAGCTATGGAGAGAGATGGGGGAAGAATCAGAGAAGTAAAGGTGAAGTTGTTTTTGAGCAGCAGAACTGAAATGCAAAGGGTTATAGAACAAGCTCGAACTCAAAGTTTGGGAATCCAACCATCTGTGCCACAAGTACAACCAAAGGGATTATCAAAAGAAAGAGACAGTGAACGTAAGCACACCCCTGACAAACCTAAAAGCCCTGATAGACGACGTGATAAAGAACGATCCCCAAAAGATAAAGAACGGAGCAAAAGGTCAAGTCGAAGTCACAGGAGCAGAAGTCGCAGTCCTCGACGGTCAAGAGATAAGGATAGAGATAGAGATCAAGACAAAAGAAGTGATCGACAAAGAAGAGATGAAAAGTCCAGTGATAGATTAAAGCCACCTGATCATCCTTCACAGGTTAAAGATGATGATATTAGGGTCCTAAATCCTGTACTTGGTAGAGAGCAACGAGATTCATTTGCTTCTGGAGGCATTTCTAATGGAGGAATTGGTATCTCTTCACAGGCTAGAGGAATGATTTATGAAGAACAAACACTAGTTTCAGAAAATGAGCATATGCATCTAGGTCACCCAAAATTTCCACCAAACTATGATCAAGCAAGACAGGTTAGCCACTGGGGCCATAGTTTCCCACATGAAGACACCAGAGACCAGTGGAAAGAAGAAAGACAAGGCCTTTTAGCACCACCAGGTCAATTTGGGGGAAGATCTGACCCAAGAGGAACTCCTTTTATCCCACATGACAAACATTACCATGGTGGTGGTGGTACTTCATATAGAGGAAGGCACCCAGGTAATGAAGATAGACATGGTGTTCCATTTTCAGACCGAAGAATTTCACATGATGAAGATAGAAAAAATGGATATGATGAGCGAAGAGGAAGAGGAGTGGAACCAATAGACAGAAAAACACCTCATGTTGGGCCAGGATTTGAAGAACCAGGTGCTGaacaaatggaatattttgaaGCTCCACTGCATAGATCTGGTGGACATCCGCCTCATGATGACTATGATGGTAGAGCTTATCCTTCTTCTGGAGATCCACGTGGACGAGGAGCACCACCTGGACCTAGAAATTCTGTACCCAGAGGTCAAGAGCCTCGATCCTTTAGGCCAGTTAAAGATAGACCAACGCCACTTGGTTCTGCTGATGTAAGACCGCCACTGTTGAGTGGGCGAGGCCATTATCCAGGTGGCCATTATGACCCAGAATATGAGCCATATGGTGAAATGCCACCACCTGGACTTCCAGGCCCTTGTGTTGAAATCCGTGGACTACCCCATGATGTTCGCCCTGTTGATGTACATGAATTTTTTCGAGGTATTCATGTTCCTTCAAATGCTATCAAACTTGCATATGATGAACATGGAACACCAACTGGATATGCTTATGTAAGGTTTACAAAACCACAAGATGTTGTTGAAGCTTTGAAGAGAACAGGTCAAATGATTGGAAACAATTATGTAGAAATTTTTAACTGTCCAGAAAGAATGTTTATAGAAGCAGATGTATATCCTGGTCCACCACCCTCTGGAAGAAAACCTCTTCCATCTGGATCATTCATGGAACATCATCCACCCAAAGAGGATGATTTGTGCATATCCTTGCGTGGTTTACCCTATCATTGTTGCGATGAAGATATCATAAATTTTTTTGATGGATTGCGAATTTTGGACATTTTTATTGAATATGATAGAAGTGGAAGAGCAATTGGTACTGGATTCGTTGAGTTTGGTACAACAGAAGACTTTCAAGCTGCTTTAGCAATGGATAGAAAAATGATTGGACACAGGTACATTGAACTTTCAATAACAAGTAAATCTATGATGAATGAAGTAAGAGGAGGAGGAGAATCAGGACCAAATCCTCCTGGCTGGATGGGAACCAGAAAAGAGCTTCTCCCTCCACCATCTGAGCAAAAAGGACCCTCATGTGTAGCTTTACATGGCCTTCCAATAGAGGTTTCAGATCAGGAAGTTGCAGACTTTTTTGCTGATGAAGGTGTTATACCTCGTGCTATTCATATTATGTTAGGGCTTAATGGATTACCTTCAGGAGATGCTTTTGCTGAATTTACCTCTAATGAGGAAGTAACATCAGCACTCAAGAAAAACCAGCAGTATCTAGGTTtgaaagttgttgttgttaagccaATACCCTATCAAGAAATGATTGACATTCTAGAAGGACCACCATCTGAACAAGATGCACTTTTAGAGCTCCCTGATCCAGTTCAGTCTCAAAGACATTCAGGAAAACCATTAATGGACACTCCTCCAGAAAAAGGAAGATATTTAATGGAACCACCAGTAGGAAGAGGACGTGGCAAGCCATTGTTAGAATCTAGGGGTAGAGGAAATCCGCCTGTAGAACCAATGGCAAGAGGTCGTGGTAGGCCATTATTAGAACCTGGGGGCATTGGGAGAGGTCAGTCACCTATATACGATGAGCATATGCAATCAGATAATCTTGGTAATCATTCGCATGTGCTTCCTGGTCGTCGTGGGCCACTGGGACCAGATCAGTGGAATGGTCCACAGGAAGGACTTCCTATGGGAAGAGGGCCTCGTGGATATCCTTCTGACAGACCATTGCTACATGAACGCTATCAGGCTAGACTAGAAGGGTCAGGTGGGCCAAGATTTCATGGTCCAAGACCTGAAGAAGGTAATGGACCTCCTGATCGCTATCGTCCTTCTGGTCCCCGGGGTCCATCTGGATGCCTGATAGGTCCAACTGGCAGAGGACCACCAGAGGGTCCAATGAGGTCGGGTAGCAGAGGACCTTCAGAAGGTCCAGTGGGACCAAGGAGAGGAACACATGATGGGCCAATGGGGCCAAATAGAAAAGGGCCACCAGATGGCTCAACTGGACCTGGTGCAAGAGGAACTCAAAAAGGCTTGGAGGGTCTTGAAAAAATGCACAAAGAAAAATCTAATCAAAATTTGAGCAGAGGATTATTAGATGGTTTAGGAGGACTTGATAACAGAGGATTACTAGATTCTTCACATGGTCCTGGACAAACTGGAAATGTAGGAGAAAAACAACTAGGGCCAGGTCGTCTAGGTGCACTAGAAGGAACAGATTTCAGAGGGCTACCTAAACCAAGAGGACTCCGTCCACCGAGATCTCTTGATCCAGGGCCAAAAGGATTTGGTAAACCAGGTTGTGTTATTGCAGCAAGTAATGTACCATATCGTGCTACAGTTGAAGACTTGTTAAGTTTCTTTGAAGGTTACGAATTAACGAAAAATAGTATCATAAGAAGGTTTAATGAAAGCGGTCAACCAACAGGAGATGCAAGAATTGCTCTTAAATCTGTAGACGATGCCCAGAAAGCTGTTAAGGAGTTAAATGGGAAGGAAATAGCTGGACGTCCAGTGACCTTGCAAGTTGTTTAG